One Candidatus Tanganyikabacteria bacterium genomic window, CTTTCGGCCGAGGGATGGCCCATGGGTGCAAATGGATATCGATCACCTGCTCCAAGAGGAAGAGGAGCCGGAGAAAGTCTGGCTCATCACTTACTCCGACATGGTGACGCTGCTGTTGGCAATCTTCGTCGTCATCGCCTCGGTGTCGCAAATAGACGAGTCGAAGTTCGAAGAAATCCAGGACGCATTACATAAGTCGGTCTCCAAGACCAAGTTCCACAAACCGCTCAAGGAAGTCCGCCAGAAACTCGAGGAAGTCGTGCTCAAGGAGAAGCTCGGGTACCAGGTCTTCGTGAAACCCGATCCACGAGGCCTGGTGATCGAGTTCCGCAGCAATCTTCTCTTCGATATTGGTGACGACACGCTCCTGGGGCCAGGAGAGAACCTGCTCAAGTCCATCGCGTCCGGACTGACGGCCGCCGCCAGCGCCGGCTACACGATCGCGGTCGAAGGCCACACTGACAACGTGCCGATCTCGTCGCCACGCTTCCGCTCAAACTGGGAACTCTCGACCAACCGGGCCACCACCGTGATCCGGCACCTGGCCGCCCAGGGCATTCCCAGGGAGCAACTCATGGCGTCGGGGTTCGCAGATATCAAGCCCAAGGTTCCGAACGACACGCCCGAACATCGCGCCGCCAATCGGCGCGTCGTGATCAAGGTCCTACGGTGAGGTCGATGGCAAGGCACTACAAAGCGCCCACGTTTGTCCTGCTGGCGGCCACCGCCGCGAGCCTGGCGGTCGCACCCGCGTGGGCCCAGGTCCCCGTGCCGGTGGCTCCGGCGGCGGCGCCCGCGGCGGCCCAGCCAGCCAACCCCTCGGGCGACAGTTCGGTCCTGCTCGAGCAGGCGTCCTACGAGAAGCTGCTCGAGGAGAGCCTCAAGCAATCGGTGGCTTCCTACCTGGGCGACAACCGGTTCATCCTGCAGGTCAGGGTGCGCCTGTCGCGCGTCGGCGGCCAGGCGCAGCCGATGGTGCCGGGCCTCGCGCAGCCCTATCAGCCCGTGCTCACCACGTCGATCCCGGGCCTCGAACCCGCC contains:
- a CDS encoding flagellar motor protein MotB — encoded protein: MDIDHLLQEEEEPEKVWLITYSDMVTLLLAIFVVIASVSQIDESKFEEIQDALHKSVSKTKFHKPLKEVRQKLEEVVLKEKLGYQVFVKPDPRGLVIEFRSNLLFDIGDDTLLGPGENLLKSIASGLTAAASAGYTIAVEGHTDNVPISSPRFRSNWELSTNRATTVIRHLAAQGIPREQLMASGFADIKPKVPNDTPEHRAANRRVVIKVLR